The window TGCTACTCCTCGAGCTACTCCAGCACCTACTCCTCTTCCTCCACTAGTTGGTCCTGTTTCTGCACTTTCTGCAATAATATTAAAAGACTCAATAATGGGAACCACATAAGGAAGAAGGACAATACCAGATATGGTCTTTTTTATAAAATTCCTCTTGGATGGAGATTCTGGGCTTTTAATCGTTCTTAAATTTTTATCCTTTCTATTTTTCACAATCTATTTTTATAGAACTTTTTTGTTGAAACATTTGTTTTATATGTTAAAATAACCTTAATAAAATTAACATTTTCTTCTTGTTTTGTCAATGAATACGGGTTTGGTATTTATTGAAGAGAAGGAAAGTTAACCGATTAATTTAAAGAGAAAACTATAATGGATCAAAAGAGAAATTATGTAAGAGTAGATGATTATCTTCCTTTTGAATATACTTTATTAGAAAAAGATGAGTTTGAGAAGATTAAAAAGGATTACATTGCAAAAACAAAGGCTATCAATAAAATGATGGATACGTTAACAACGTCTGTACTTAGAGATATCATAGATAAAATAGAAGAAAAGGAAGTGGTTTCAGATATTGATTCTGTTTTAATGTCGATGCTGATTAATTTTGATAAAAAGCTTGATTTAATTATTGATCTTTTAGACCAAAAAGGAGAGAGGAAAAAAAGACTAAAAGAAAAGACAAAAAAAATTAGTTTAAGCGGTGGAGGAATAAAATTTTTAACAGATAATGAGTTTAAAAGAGGTGATATTTTAGAACTAAGAATAGACCTTCCTTTGATTCCTCCTGTGGCTATCCCTGCGTTAGGAGAAGTAGCCAGGAGTGAAAAAACTGGGGATAAAGAGGGAGGTTTTAAGACGGCTATAAAATTTAAAGTGATACAAGAAGAAGATAGGGATAAGATTATTCATTATGTTTTTCAGAAACAAAGAGAGCTTTTAAGGGCCAAAAAGGAAGAACAGTCAGAAGAATAGTTTGCATTCTTTTCTTTATTCTTAATCATATTCAGAATCAGTTCTC is drawn from Nitrospinota bacterium and contains these coding sequences:
- a CDS encoding PilZ domain-containing protein; this encodes MDQKRNYVRVDDYLPFEYTLLEKDEFEKIKKDYIAKTKAINKMMDTLTTSVLRDIIDKIEEKEVVSDIDSVLMSMLINFDKKLDLIIDLLDQKGERKKRLKEKTKKISLSGGGIKFLTDNEFKRGDILELRIDLPLIPPVAIPALGEVARSEKTGDKEGGFKTAIKFKVIQEEDRDKIIHYVFQKQRELLRAKKEEQSEE